The Salvelinus sp. IW2-2015 unplaced genomic scaffold, ASM291031v2 Un_scaffold1010, whole genome shotgun sequence genome includes a window with the following:
- the rab43 gene encoding ras-related protein Rab-43, which yields MSLTLLETDDSYDFVFKIVLVGDVGVGKTCVVQRFKSGNFMERQGNTIGVDFTMKTMDIQGKRVKLQIWDTAGQERFRTITQSYYRSTNGAVIAYDITKRGTFMAVPKWMEDVKKYGGSNIVPLLIGNKSDLVDQREVSLEDAQTMAHQLDFLTAIETSAKDASNVDEAFNKMAAELILRHGGPMFNENVTESFKLNSKDMGGEGWGCGC from the exons ATGTCATTAACGTTACTGGAGACGGATGACAGCTATGACTTTGTTTTTAAAATAGTTTTAGTGGGAGATGTAGGTGTTGGCAAAACTTGTGTGGTTCAACGGTTCAAGTCTGGCAATTTCATGGAAAGACAAGGAAATACCATCGGAGTGGACTTTACCATGAAGACAATGGATATTCAAGGGAAGAGAGTGAAG CTGCAGATCTGGGACACTGCGGGCCAGGAACGTTTCAGGACCATCACCCAGAGTTATTACCGCAGCACCAACGGAGCCGTCATTGCCTATGACATCACTAAGAGGGGAACCTTCATGGCTGTGCCCAAGTGGATGGAGGACGTCAAGAAATACGGAGGGTCAAACATTGTACCCCTGCTCATCG ggaaTAAGTCTGACCTGGTGGATCAGCGTGAGGTGTCGTTAGAAGATGCCCAGACCATGGCCCACcagctggacttcctgacggccattGAGACGTCGGCTAAAGACGCCTCCAACGTGGATGAGGCCTTTAACAAGATGGCCGCCGAGCTCATCCTGCGCCATGGGGGACCCATGTTCAACGAGAATGTGACGGAAAGCTTCAAACTCAACAGCAAAGACATGGGCGGAGAAGGCTGGGGCTGTGGCTGCTGA